A window of Trichomycterus rosablanca isolate fTriRos1 chromosome 5, fTriRos1.hap1, whole genome shotgun sequence contains these coding sequences:
- the ppa1b gene encoding inorganic pyrophosphatase — protein MSFSIEERGNLNTLTYRVFYKDQDGKYISPFHDIPMHADKAKNIFHMVVEVPRWTNAKMEIATKDPLNPIKQDVKKGKLRYVANVFPHKGYIWNYGAIPQTWEDPGHKDCDTGCCGDNDPIDVCEIGSRVCTRGEVIKVKVLGVLAMIDEGETDWKVIAINVDDPEANDLKDISDVRRLKPGYLEATVDWFRRYKVPDGKPENQFAFNGEFKDKDFAIKVIKSTHDFWKALISEQTNAGELNCKNTRVSKGGSSFCCSPEDAKAIVDGTCPCGAADSIPTSVEKWYYYEK, from the exons ATGAGTTTCTCTATTGAAGAAAGAGGAAACCTTAATACTCTGACTTACAGGGTCTTTTACA AGGATCAAGATGGAAAGTACATCTCCCCATTCCATGACATTCCCATGCATGCTGATAAAGCCAAG AATATATTCCACATGGTTGTTGAAGTACCCCGATGGACAAATGCAAAAATGGAG ATTGCTACCAAAGACCCTCTCAACCCAATAAAGCAGGATGTGAAAAAGGGAAAATTACGCTATGTGGCCAATGTGTTCCCACACAAGGGCTACATCTGGAACTATGGTGCTATCCCTCAG ACATGGGAGGACCCTGGCCACAAGGACTGTGATACTGGATGCTGTGGTGACAATGACCCAATTGATGTCTGTGAAATTGGCAGCAGG GTGTGCACAAGAGGAGAAGTTATCAAGGTAAAAGTCTTGGGTGTGTTGGCTATGATTGATGAAGGTGAAACTGACTGGAAGGTTATTGCTATTAATGTTGATGACCCAGAAGCAAATGACTTGAAGG ACATAAGTGATGTACGACGACTCAAGCCAGGCTACCTCGAAGCCACTGTGGACTGGTTTAGACGGTACAAAGTGCCAGATGGCAAACCTGAAAACCAGTTTGCTTTTAATGGAGAGTTCAAAGATAAG GACTTTGCCATAAAGGTCATCAAAAGCACCCATGACTTCTGGAAGGCACTTATCTCTGAACAGACCAACGCAGGAGAGCTGAACTG TAAAAACACTCGTGTTTCGAAAGGAGGCAGCTCATTCTGCTGTTCACCAGAGGACGCCAAGGCAATTGTTGATGGC ACTTGTCCATGTGGAGCAGCGGATTCCATTCCAACCTCAG
- the pald1b gene encoding phosphatase domain containing paladin 1b isoform X2, translated as MGTTASAVSQPALVTPTHHVGHQSGSISEDEISTRSSSLQALNIPNSRAKSIITNKVAPVVITYNCREEFQIHDTILSANYSVGRISDTLPEHYLVLGEFFMVQDVNNRVDVLNTTGSYGAPNFRKAKGNYPLFGMGQPSLNGFKQVLQRLESEAYEEVIFFCVRKEPVVFLHLDKDFIPYTPRRKENLHENIHHLKRVITAEELELSIRKELCDFAKLSDNSFYFYNDIENFKDEPQRVRIVSEEDIHVTEEVYKRPLFGLPSHRYYRLPLPMDGAPLEEDFDAFVNVLRENPSLSVLHDGSRPLPALLFSCQVGVGRTNVGLILGTLVLQHLTGTQDTSREEEEQVKQQPEFQVIQHLISHLPKGRQVLAEVDRAIEMCSEMHNIKDAIYENKRKMEGICEDYQIQGSSTKGYFLQRTLQSLECYFFLIVFNAYLHDQYSQMFAQTFSQWLCMNAWIYRLLGSMDRSDLSSPASLVTDGARTLVASEYLAPDVLGTVKEMKVSNFRRVLKTAVYGMAQPNSEAVSAVLSYLTDERRKHSTMLWVNLQEEQMLEGNGQMFTPRESGCLQQPIPVCVQSPQELEKLELAIKEDILRSEKWLEVILEQEKQMKMLKSCQTVYELFSQQKNIHPGLTYQRIPLSECCAPKEEFFDRLLEAMKHSLAEDSGSAFIFNCSDGKDRTTTAMVIATLTLWHFNGFPELEEEEIVSVPDAKYTKGEFEVVMQLVRLLPNGNHMKREVDTALDVVSETMTPMHYHLREIIICSYKQIKTAKSEAELQQLRLRSLQYLERYIYLILFNTYLHLEKKDSWRRPFSQWMYQVAAKAGIYTILNQLGFPEFESSKNSPLASLRYRWQQHHSYSLPIRGEFI; from the exons ATGGGTACTACTGCGAGTGCAGTGTCCCAGCCTGCCTTAGTAACGCCTACACACCACGTTGGTCACCAAAGTGGCTCCATTTCTGAAGATGAGATCTCAACAAGGAGCAGCTCTCTGCAAGCACTGAATATTCCCAACAGCAGGGCCAAGTCTATCATCACCAACAAAGTGGCTCCTGTGGTTATTAC GTATAACTGCAGGGAGGAGTTTCAGATTCATGACACGATCCTATCAGCCAACTACTCTGTGGGGAGAATATCTGATACACTTCCTGAGCATTACCTGGTGCTG GGGGAATTTTTTATGGTTCAAGATGTGAACAATAGAGTAGATGTCTTAAACACTACAGGAAGTTATGGGGCCCCTAACTTCCGCAAAGCCAAGGGAAACTACCCTCTATTTGGCATGGGCCAGCCCAGCCTGAATGGCTTCAAACAGGTCCTGCAGAGGCTCGAGAGTGAGGCATATGAG GAAGTGATTTTCTTCTGTGTGCGGAAAGAGCCAGTCGTCTTCCTGCATCTGGATAAAGATTTTATTCCGTACACTCCCAGGAGGAAAGAGAACCTCCATGAGAACATTCATCACCTGAAACGAGTGATCACAGCAGAAGAGCTGGAACTCTCCATCAGAAAAGAG CTGTGTGACTTTGCTAAACTGAGTGACAACAGCTTCTATTTTTATAATGACATCGAAAACTTTAAAGATGAGCCACAGCGTGTCAGAATTGTGTCTGAGGAGGACATACATGTGACCGAGGAGGTTTACAAGAGACCACTATTCGGTTTGCCCTCTCACAG ATATTACAGGCTTCCACTTCCTATGGACGGGGCACCCCTGGAGGAGGATTTTGATGCCTTTGTAAATGTACTCAGG GAAAACCCGAGCCTCTCAGTGTTGCATGATGGCTCCAGACCTCTGCCTGCACTGCTTTTCAGTTGCCAGGTTGGAGTTGGACGAACCAACGTCGGCCTTATCCTTGGTACATTAGTATTACAGCACCTTACTGGGACACAGGATACCTCCAG GGAAGAGGAAGAGCAGGTAAAGCAGCAGCCAGAGTTTCAAGTGATTCAGCATTTGATCAGTCATCTTCCTAAAGGACGACAAGTGCTTGCTGAG GTCGACCGAGCAATTGAAATGTGTTCAGAAATGCACAACATCAAAGATGCaatatatgaaaataaaagaaaaatggaaGGTATTTGTGAGGATTACCAGATACAG GGAAGCAGCACTAAGGGCTATTTCCTGCAAAGGACTTTACAGAGTCTTGAGTGTTATTTCTTCTTGATAGTGTTCAATGCGTATCTTCATGATCAG TATTCCCAGATGTTTGCCCAGACTTTTAGTCAGTGGCTTTGTATGAATGCATGGATCTACAGGCTGCTAGGCAGTATGGATCGGTCAGATCTTTCATCTCCAGCCAGCCTTGTCACTGATGGAGCCAGGACACTG GTTGCCAGCGAGTATTTGGCCCCAGACGTACTTGGTACAGTCAAGGAAATGAAAGTGTCCAACTTCAGACGTGTCCTCAAAACAGCTGTGTACGGCATGGCCCAGCCAAACTCTGAG GCCGTATCTGCAGTGTTATCGTACCTAACAGACGAACGACGGAAGCATTCCACCATGCTTTGGGTGAATCTTCAGGAGGAGCAGATGTTGGAAGGGAATGGACAGATGTTCACACCTAGAGAGTCTGGCTGTCTGCAGCAGCCAATCCCAGTGTGTGTGCAAAGCCCACAAGAACTTGAG AAGCTGGAGTTGGCGATTAAGGAGGACATTCTCAGGAGCGAGAAGTGGCTTGAGGTTATTCTCGAGCAAGAGAAACAAATGAAAATGCTGAAAAGCTGTCAGACTGTTTATGAACTCTTTAGTCAGCAGAAGAACATTCACCCAGGCCTCACATATCAGCGCATCCCTCTCTCCGAATGTTGTGCTCCAAAGGAAGAG TTTTTCGACCGGCTGCTGGAGGCCATGAAGCACAGTCTTGCTGAAGACTCTGGCTCAGCGTTCATCTTCAACTGCAGTGACGGCAAAGACCGAACAACTACTGCCATGGTTATTGCCACACTGACTCTCTGGCATTTTAAT GGCTTTCCTGAGTTGGAGGAAGAGGAAATCGTGAGTGTCCCAGATGCAAAGTACACAAAGGGCGAGTTTGAG GTGGTGATGCAGCTGGTCAGACTGCTACCTAATGGAAACCACATGAAAAGAGAAGTGGACACGGCCCTGGATGTCGTCAGTGAAACCATGACTCCTATGCATTACCACTTACGTGAGATCATTATATGCTCATATAAACAG atCAAAACAGCTAAATCAGAGGCTGAATTGCAGCAGTTACGTTTGAGAAGTCTGCAGTACCTGGAGCGCTATATTTACCTCATTCTATTTAACACCTACCTTCACCTGGAGAAGAAAGACTCCTGGAGACGACCGTTCAGCCAGTGGATGTATCAg GTGGCAGCCAAAGCTGGCATCTACACCATCCTCAACCAGCTGGGTTTCCCTGAGTTTGAATCCTCTAAGAATTCTCCACTGGCCAGTCTGCGCTACCGCTGGCAACAACATCATTCTTATTCACTACCCATTCGTGGAGAGTTCATCTGA
- the pald1b gene encoding phosphatase domain containing paladin 1b isoform X1 — protein sequence MSGMKKQRGNAIGRADRPSAGIMGTTASAVSQPALVTPTHHVGHQSGSISEDEISTRSSSLQALNIPNSRAKSIITNKVAPVVITYNCREEFQIHDTILSANYSVGRISDTLPEHYLVLGEFFMVQDVNNRVDVLNTTGSYGAPNFRKAKGNYPLFGMGQPSLNGFKQVLQRLESEAYEEVIFFCVRKEPVVFLHLDKDFIPYTPRRKENLHENIHHLKRVITAEELELSIRKELCDFAKLSDNSFYFYNDIENFKDEPQRVRIVSEEDIHVTEEVYKRPLFGLPSHRYYRLPLPMDGAPLEEDFDAFVNVLRENPSLSVLHDGSRPLPALLFSCQVGVGRTNVGLILGTLVLQHLTGTQDTSREEEEQVKQQPEFQVIQHLISHLPKGRQVLAEVDRAIEMCSEMHNIKDAIYENKRKMEGICEDYQIQGSSTKGYFLQRTLQSLECYFFLIVFNAYLHDQYSQMFAQTFSQWLCMNAWIYRLLGSMDRSDLSSPASLVTDGARTLVASEYLAPDVLGTVKEMKVSNFRRVLKTAVYGMAQPNSEAVSAVLSYLTDERRKHSTMLWVNLQEEQMLEGNGQMFTPRESGCLQQPIPVCVQSPQELEKLELAIKEDILRSEKWLEVILEQEKQMKMLKSCQTVYELFSQQKNIHPGLTYQRIPLSECCAPKEEFFDRLLEAMKHSLAEDSGSAFIFNCSDGKDRTTTAMVIATLTLWHFNGFPELEEEEIVSVPDAKYTKGEFEVVMQLVRLLPNGNHMKREVDTALDVVSETMTPMHYHLREIIICSYKQIKTAKSEAELQQLRLRSLQYLERYIYLILFNTYLHLEKKDSWRRPFSQWMYQVAAKAGIYTILNQLGFPEFESSKNSPLASLRYRWQQHHSYSLPIRGEFI from the exons ATGTCTGGAATGAAGAAGCAAAGAGGAAACGCTATTGGCAGAGCTGACAGACC CTCTGCAGGAATTATGGGTACTACTGCGAGTGCAGTGTCCCAGCCTGCCTTAGTAACGCCTACACACCACGTTGGTCACCAAAGTGGCTCCATTTCTGAAGATGAGATCTCAACAAGGAGCAGCTCTCTGCAAGCACTGAATATTCCCAACAGCAGGGCCAAGTCTATCATCACCAACAAAGTGGCTCCTGTGGTTATTAC GTATAACTGCAGGGAGGAGTTTCAGATTCATGACACGATCCTATCAGCCAACTACTCTGTGGGGAGAATATCTGATACACTTCCTGAGCATTACCTGGTGCTG GGGGAATTTTTTATGGTTCAAGATGTGAACAATAGAGTAGATGTCTTAAACACTACAGGAAGTTATGGGGCCCCTAACTTCCGCAAAGCCAAGGGAAACTACCCTCTATTTGGCATGGGCCAGCCCAGCCTGAATGGCTTCAAACAGGTCCTGCAGAGGCTCGAGAGTGAGGCATATGAG GAAGTGATTTTCTTCTGTGTGCGGAAAGAGCCAGTCGTCTTCCTGCATCTGGATAAAGATTTTATTCCGTACACTCCCAGGAGGAAAGAGAACCTCCATGAGAACATTCATCACCTGAAACGAGTGATCACAGCAGAAGAGCTGGAACTCTCCATCAGAAAAGAG CTGTGTGACTTTGCTAAACTGAGTGACAACAGCTTCTATTTTTATAATGACATCGAAAACTTTAAAGATGAGCCACAGCGTGTCAGAATTGTGTCTGAGGAGGACATACATGTGACCGAGGAGGTTTACAAGAGACCACTATTCGGTTTGCCCTCTCACAG ATATTACAGGCTTCCACTTCCTATGGACGGGGCACCCCTGGAGGAGGATTTTGATGCCTTTGTAAATGTACTCAGG GAAAACCCGAGCCTCTCAGTGTTGCATGATGGCTCCAGACCTCTGCCTGCACTGCTTTTCAGTTGCCAGGTTGGAGTTGGACGAACCAACGTCGGCCTTATCCTTGGTACATTAGTATTACAGCACCTTACTGGGACACAGGATACCTCCAG GGAAGAGGAAGAGCAGGTAAAGCAGCAGCCAGAGTTTCAAGTGATTCAGCATTTGATCAGTCATCTTCCTAAAGGACGACAAGTGCTTGCTGAG GTCGACCGAGCAATTGAAATGTGTTCAGAAATGCACAACATCAAAGATGCaatatatgaaaataaaagaaaaatggaaGGTATTTGTGAGGATTACCAGATACAG GGAAGCAGCACTAAGGGCTATTTCCTGCAAAGGACTTTACAGAGTCTTGAGTGTTATTTCTTCTTGATAGTGTTCAATGCGTATCTTCATGATCAG TATTCCCAGATGTTTGCCCAGACTTTTAGTCAGTGGCTTTGTATGAATGCATGGATCTACAGGCTGCTAGGCAGTATGGATCGGTCAGATCTTTCATCTCCAGCCAGCCTTGTCACTGATGGAGCCAGGACACTG GTTGCCAGCGAGTATTTGGCCCCAGACGTACTTGGTACAGTCAAGGAAATGAAAGTGTCCAACTTCAGACGTGTCCTCAAAACAGCTGTGTACGGCATGGCCCAGCCAAACTCTGAG GCCGTATCTGCAGTGTTATCGTACCTAACAGACGAACGACGGAAGCATTCCACCATGCTTTGGGTGAATCTTCAGGAGGAGCAGATGTTGGAAGGGAATGGACAGATGTTCACACCTAGAGAGTCTGGCTGTCTGCAGCAGCCAATCCCAGTGTGTGTGCAAAGCCCACAAGAACTTGAG AAGCTGGAGTTGGCGATTAAGGAGGACATTCTCAGGAGCGAGAAGTGGCTTGAGGTTATTCTCGAGCAAGAGAAACAAATGAAAATGCTGAAAAGCTGTCAGACTGTTTATGAACTCTTTAGTCAGCAGAAGAACATTCACCCAGGCCTCACATATCAGCGCATCCCTCTCTCCGAATGTTGTGCTCCAAAGGAAGAG TTTTTCGACCGGCTGCTGGAGGCCATGAAGCACAGTCTTGCTGAAGACTCTGGCTCAGCGTTCATCTTCAACTGCAGTGACGGCAAAGACCGAACAACTACTGCCATGGTTATTGCCACACTGACTCTCTGGCATTTTAAT GGCTTTCCTGAGTTGGAGGAAGAGGAAATCGTGAGTGTCCCAGATGCAAAGTACACAAAGGGCGAGTTTGAG GTGGTGATGCAGCTGGTCAGACTGCTACCTAATGGAAACCACATGAAAAGAGAAGTGGACACGGCCCTGGATGTCGTCAGTGAAACCATGACTCCTATGCATTACCACTTACGTGAGATCATTATATGCTCATATAAACAG atCAAAACAGCTAAATCAGAGGCTGAATTGCAGCAGTTACGTTTGAGAAGTCTGCAGTACCTGGAGCGCTATATTTACCTCATTCTATTTAACACCTACCTTCACCTGGAGAAGAAAGACTCCTGGAGACGACCGTTCAGCCAGTGGATGTATCAg GTGGCAGCCAAAGCTGGCATCTACACCATCCTCAACCAGCTGGGTTTCCCTGAGTTTGAATCCTCTAAGAATTCTCCACTGGCCAGTCTGCGCTACCGCTGGCAACAACATCATTCTTATTCACTACCCATTCGTGGAGAGTTCATCTGA
- the eif4ebp2 gene encoding eukaryotic translation initiation factor 4E-binding protein 2 codes for MSSSRQYSESRAIPTRTVLIDDSTQLPHDYCTTPGGTLFSTTPGGTRIIYDRKFLLDRRNSPIAQTPPAHLPVIPGVTSQNVINENKKNEANSINNHDGKPGAGEDAQFEMDI; via the exons ATGTCGTCCAGTCGTCAGTACAGCGAGAGCAGGGCCATTCCGACCAGGACGGTGCTGATCGACGACTCAACGCAGCTACCTCACGATTATTGCACCACTCCTGGAGGCACTTTATTCTCTACTACCCCGGGCG GCACCCGGATCATCTATGACCGTAAATTCCTGTTAGACCGGCGTAACTCCCCTATAGCCCAGACTCCACCAGCACACCTGCCGGTCATCCCAGGAGTGACGAGCCAAAACGTTATAAATGAGAACaagaagaacgaagctaataGCATCAACAACCATGATGGCAAGCCAGGAGCag GTGAAGACGCTCAGTTTGAGATGGACATCTAA